A window of Enoplosus armatus isolate fEnoArm2 chromosome 3, fEnoArm2.hap1, whole genome shotgun sequence contains these coding sequences:
- the LOC139283320 gene encoding E3 ubiquitin-protein ligase TRIM17-like, giving the protein MASRLEEDLCCPVCHEVFRDPVLLSCSHSFCKDCLKSWWTEKPTHECPVCKRRSSKSEPPVSLALKTLCEAFLQERDQRASEALCSLHSEKLRLFCLDHQQPVCLVCRDSEKHTNHRFRPIDEAARQHKKELQETLEPLKEKLKVFKEVKVKFDQTAEHMKVQARHTVFHTDMSLRSW; this is encoded by the coding sequence ATGGCTTCCAGGTTAGAGGAGGATCTCTGCTGTCCGGTCTGTCATGAGGTCTTTAGAGACCCTGTTCTTCTGTCATGTAGCCACAGCTTCTGTAAAGACTGTCTGAAGAGCTGGTGGACAGAGAAACCAACACACGAGTGtccagtttgtaagagaagatcTTCAAAGTCTGAACCACCTGTTAGTCTGGCGTTAAAGACGCTGTGTGAGGCCTTCTTACAGGAGAGAGATCAGAGAGCTTCAGAGGCTCTCTGCAGTCTGCACTCTGAGAAACTCAGACTCTTCTGTCTGGACCATCAGCAGCCAGTGTGTCTCGTCTGCAGagattcagaaaaacacaccaaccaCAGATTCAGACCCATCGATGAAGCTGCACGACAACACAAGAAGGAACTTCAGGAAACTCTGGAGCCCTTAAAGGAGAAGTTAAAGGTTTTTAAAGAAGTTAAAGTGAAGTTTgatcaaacagcagaacacatgaAGGTCCAGGCCAGACACACAGTATTTCACACAGATatgtccctcaggagttggtag